The Astyanax mexicanus isolate ESR-SI-001 chromosome 7, AstMex3_surface, whole genome shotgun sequence genome has a window encoding:
- the LOC103046830 gene encoding E3 ubiquitin-protein ligase TRIM39 isoform X1, with protein MKPQSQEMKLMCQERLKRQKEAVANRMKKLEAKQNEIKKKASEIRNNIERKYEEMRRVLEEDCRITLSLLEMEEQATVRALDDLIERNCSVFSDIEFQLSEGLMESEAQSEDMVTELQDRVEELLIVTDPSLVKLDEVKAEQILDLTNNLLLFIRSQTPITKRLLKSCLTEVSLDPNTAHPKLIISPSQDCVTFTNEWQDVSENDARFDTTLNVLSHQSWDSGRHYWVVDVRGKVYWELGLTYPSIPRKGRKEDCWLGRNKGSWCVEFFDGDYTAWHDGKSHPLPIGTHFNRIGIFCSFPAGLVMFLGEDSMTPLFAFCVGTFTEHLQLALCPGHDLQGCNSQPIKICHAAHPKC; from the exons ATGAAGCCCCAAAGTCAG GAGATGAAACTGATGTGTCAAGAACGACTAAAGAGACAAAAGGAAGCAGTTGCAAACAGGATGAAGAAACTGGAAGCCAAGCAAAATGAAATTAAG AAAAAGGCCTCAGAAATTCGAAACAACATCGAGAGGAAGTATGAGGAGATGAGGCGGGTTCTGGAGGAGGACTGCAggatcactctctctctgctggagATGGAAGAGCAGGCGACGGTCCGAGCTCTGGATGACCTCATAGAAAGAAACTGCTCTGTGTTCAGTGATATAGAGTTCCAGCTGAGTGAGGGGTTAATGGAGAGTGAGGCGCAGTCTGAAGACATG gtCACAGAGCTTCAGGACAG GGTGGAGGAACTGCTGATTGTTACTGACCCGAGTCTGGTGAAACTAGACGAGGTGAAGGCGGAGCAGATCCTGGACCTAACCAACAACCTGCTGCTGTTCATCCGCTCCCAAACGCCCATCACCAAGAGACTGCTCAAAAGCT gcCTAACCGAGGTGAGTCTGGACCCAAACACGGCTCATCCCAAACTGATCATTTCCCCATCACAGGATTGTGTCACCTTCACCAACGAGTGGCAGGACGTATCTGAAAATGATGCCAGGTTTGACACCACCCTCAACGTCCTGAGCCACCAGAGCTGGGACTCGGGCCGCCATTACTGGGTGGTGGATGTGAGAGGAAAGGTGTACTGGGAGCTGGGCCTCACCTACCCCTCCATTCCCCGCAAGGGCCGCAAGGAGGACTGCTGGCTGGGCCGGAACAAAGGGTCCTGGTGTGTGGAGTTCTTTGACGGGGATTACACAGCTTGGCACGATGGCAAATCCCATCCTCTGCCCATCGGCACTCACTTTAACCGGATCGGTATCTTCTGCAGTTTCCCCGCGGGTCTGGTGATGTTCCTGGGGGAGGACAGTATGACGCCTCTGTTTGCGTTCTGCGTCGGGACGTTTACTGAACACCTACAGCTGGCTCTGTGTCCAGGACATGATCTTCAGGGATGCAACTCTCAGCCAATTAAAATCTGTCATGCTGCTCACCCAAAGTGCTAG
- the LOC103046830 gene encoding E3 ubiquitin-protein ligase TRIM39 isoform X2, with the protein MKLMCQERLKRQKEAVANRMKKLEAKQNEIKKKASEIRNNIERKYEEMRRVLEEDCRITLSLLEMEEQATVRALDDLIERNCSVFSDIEFQLSEGLMESEAQSEDMVTELQDRVEELLIVTDPSLVKLDEVKAEQILDLTNNLLLFIRSQTPITKRLLKSCLTEVSLDPNTAHPKLIISPSQDCVTFTNEWQDVSENDARFDTTLNVLSHQSWDSGRHYWVVDVRGKVYWELGLTYPSIPRKGRKEDCWLGRNKGSWCVEFFDGDYTAWHDGKSHPLPIGTHFNRIGIFCSFPAGLVMFLGEDSMTPLFAFCVGTFTEHLQLALCPGHDLQGCNSQPIKICHAAHPKC; encoded by the exons ATGAAACTGATGTGTCAAGAACGACTAAAGAGACAAAAGGAAGCAGTTGCAAACAGGATGAAGAAACTGGAAGCCAAGCAAAATGAAATTAAG AAAAAGGCCTCAGAAATTCGAAACAACATCGAGAGGAAGTATGAGGAGATGAGGCGGGTTCTGGAGGAGGACTGCAggatcactctctctctgctggagATGGAAGAGCAGGCGACGGTCCGAGCTCTGGATGACCTCATAGAAAGAAACTGCTCTGTGTTCAGTGATATAGAGTTCCAGCTGAGTGAGGGGTTAATGGAGAGTGAGGCGCAGTCTGAAGACATG gtCACAGAGCTTCAGGACAG GGTGGAGGAACTGCTGATTGTTACTGACCCGAGTCTGGTGAAACTAGACGAGGTGAAGGCGGAGCAGATCCTGGACCTAACCAACAACCTGCTGCTGTTCATCCGCTCCCAAACGCCCATCACCAAGAGACTGCTCAAAAGCT gcCTAACCGAGGTGAGTCTGGACCCAAACACGGCTCATCCCAAACTGATCATTTCCCCATCACAGGATTGTGTCACCTTCACCAACGAGTGGCAGGACGTATCTGAAAATGATGCCAGGTTTGACACCACCCTCAACGTCCTGAGCCACCAGAGCTGGGACTCGGGCCGCCATTACTGGGTGGTGGATGTGAGAGGAAAGGTGTACTGGGAGCTGGGCCTCACCTACCCCTCCATTCCCCGCAAGGGCCGCAAGGAGGACTGCTGGCTGGGCCGGAACAAAGGGTCCTGGTGTGTGGAGTTCTTTGACGGGGATTACACAGCTTGGCACGATGGCAAATCCCATCCTCTGCCCATCGGCACTCACTTTAACCGGATCGGTATCTTCTGCAGTTTCCCCGCGGGTCTGGTGATGTTCCTGGGGGAGGACAGTATGACGCCTCTGTTTGCGTTCTGCGTCGGGACGTTTACTGAACACCTACAGCTGGCTCTGTGTCCAGGACATGATCTTCAGGGATGCAACTCTCAGCCAATTAAAATCTGTCATGCTGCTCACCCAAAGTGCTAG